Proteins encoded together in one Balearica regulorum gibbericeps isolate bBalReg1 chromosome 3, bBalReg1.pri, whole genome shotgun sequence window:
- the HDAC2 gene encoding histone deacetylase 2 has protein sequence MAYSQGGGKKKVCYYYDGDIGNYYYGQGHPMKPHRIRMTHNLLLNYGLYRKMEIYRPHKATAEEMTKYHSDEYIKFLRSIRPDNMSEYSKQMQRFNVGEDCPVFDGLFEFCQLSTGGSVAGAVKLNRQQTDMAVNWAGGLHHAKKSEASGFCYVNDIVLAILELLKYHQRVLYIDIDIHHGDGVEEAFYTTDRVMTVSFHKYGEYFPGTGDLRDIGAGKGKYYAVNFPMRDGIDDESYGQIFKPIISKVMEMYQPSAVVLQCGADSLSGDRLGCFNLTVKGHAKCVEVVKTFNLPLLMLGGGGYTIRNVARCWTYETAVALDCEIPNELPYNDYFEYFGPDFKLHISPSNMTNQNTPEYMEKIKQRLFENLRMLPHAPGVQMQAIPEDAVHEDSGDEDGEDPDKRISIRASDKRIACDEEFSDSEDEGEGGRRNVADHKKGAKKARIEEDKKETEDKKADVKEEDKSKDSSGEKTDAKGAKSEQLSNP, from the exons GTGATATTGGAAACTATTACTATGGACAAGGGCATCCAATGAAACCTCATAGGATCCGAATGACCCACAACTTGCTGCTAAATTATGGCTtgtacagaaaaatggaaatttac CGACCCCACAAAGCTACTGCTGAGGAAATGACCAAGTACCATAGTGATGAATACATCAAATTTCTCCGATCAATAAGGCCTGACAATATGTCTGAGTACAGCAAGCAAATGCAGAGAT TTAATGTTGGAGAAGACTGTCCTGTATTTGATGGCCTGTTTGAGTTTTGTCAGCTGTCAACTGGAGGCTCTGTTG CTGGGGCGGTAAAATTGAACAGACAACAGACAGACATGGCTGTTAATTGGGCTGGAGGACTTCACCATGCCAAGAAATCAGAGGCGTCTGGTTTCTGTTATGTCAATGATATCGTGCTTGCCATCCTTGAGTTACTGAA GTATCACCAAAGAGTGTTGTATATTGATATTGATATCCATCATGGTGATGGTGTTGAAGAAGCATTTTATACCACAGATCGTGTCATGACAGTATCATTCCATAAGTATGGTGAATATTTTCCGGGCACAGGGGACCTTAGG GACATTGGTGCTGGAAAAGGCAAATACTATGCTGTCAACTTTCCAATGAGGGATGGTATAGATGATGAATCATATGGACAGATATTCAAACCA ATTATATCCAAAGTAATGGAGATGTACCAGCCCAGTGCTGTGGTATTACAGTGTGGAGCAGATTCACTTTCTGGTGACAGGCTGGGATGCTTTAATCTTACCGTTAAAG GTCATGCTAAATGCGTGGAAGTTGTAAAGACTTTTAACTTGCCATTGCTGATGTTAGGAGGAGGAGGATATACTATTCGTAATGTTGCTCGATGCTGGACGTATGAAACTGCTGTTGCCTTAGATTGTGAAATTCCTAATG AGTTGCCATACAATGACTACTTTGAGTATTTTGGACCAGACTTCAAGCTTCATATTAGTCCTTCAAATATGACTAATCAGAATACACCAGAATATATGGAGAAGATCAA GCAACGCTTATTTGAAAACTTGCGCATGTTACCTCATGCACCTGGTGTACAGATGCAGGCCATTCCTGAAGATGCTGTTCATGAAGATAGTGGAGATGAGGATGGAGAAGATCCAGACAAACGCATTTCTA TTCGAGCATCTGATAAGCGCATAGCCTGTGATGAAGAATTTTCAGATTCTGAAGATGAAGGGGAAGGTGGACGACGAAATGTTGCAGATCATAAGAAAGGAGCAAAGAAGGCCAGGAtagaggaagacaaaaaagagACGGAGGACAAAAAAGCAG atgttaagGAGGAGGATAAATCCAAGGACAGCAGTGGTGAAAAGACAGACGCCAAAGG AGCAAAATCAGAACAGCTCAGCAATCCTTGA